A genomic segment from Polyangium mundeleinium encodes:
- a CDS encoding DUF4215 domain-containing protein, which yields MQSNSRGLAAVMTLAGLALMGLVAGCGGDEGSVTPTGTGGTGGEGGMGGAGGGEPVCGNGVVEGTEACDDGNTVVGDGCESDCSFSCNNATPVTGDAKCDDGDPCNGAETCKDSHICAPGANAPDGSDCGTGKVCNAGVCVDDTCGDGFASPSEECDDGNIENGDGCDSCKWSCVSDDPTRDCSGLDPCVGSVCDDATHTCGNPIGNGQVCGMDSVCVNGACTSIVCGDGVMDPGEECDDGNLMDGDGCQADCTLPPAASVCGNGVREPDEQCDDSNTKNLDGCDSACKFEQIQRATWLKMQFATDAGFCPANRLGSAIATAAQSQLQTSLDDGVLNGSISIMFKTLGLNDLSGTSDPSIEIGVIQGTPVIPMGAMYNGTADLDWWYTIAPVSIDANRNPLDKLTGFISAKTLTAGPGKLSIGVNFAGAPGALRMSNARLTMSVGAVSTPLASTGNTPGHLAAENLDPALQSYASNGQPNDNGAGKLCGNVSAASLDQIPVPADLVAGGAIPCDQGYTAQNSLLDVIIGGCTVFNFVTVIAVSQPDQVDPSAPVAGAGGPYTLTANAMTKAVNACRDKNNQTADLNTCLNAAAYSSFFKFATGRVIAK from the coding sequence ATGCAATCGAATTCGCGGGGGCTCGCGGCGGTGATGACGCTCGCGGGGCTCGCTTTGATGGGACTTGTTGCAGGCTGTGGTGGGGACGAAGGCTCGGTCACCCCGACCGGAACGGGCGGGACGGGCGGGGAGGGCGGCATGGGCGGAGCCGGCGGCGGCGAGCCTGTGTGTGGCAACGGCGTCGTCGAGGGCACCGAGGCGTGCGACGACGGCAATACCGTCGTCGGCGACGGTTGTGAAAGCGACTGCTCCTTCTCCTGCAACAACGCGACCCCGGTGACCGGCGACGCGAAATGCGACGACGGCGATCCCTGCAACGGCGCCGAGACCTGCAAAGACAGCCACATCTGCGCGCCTGGGGCGAACGCGCCCGACGGCTCCGATTGCGGCACGGGCAAGGTCTGCAATGCAGGCGTCTGCGTCGACGACACGTGCGGCGACGGCTTCGCCAGCCCGAGCGAGGAATGCGACGACGGCAACATCGAGAACGGCGACGGCTGTGATTCGTGCAAGTGGAGCTGCGTCTCGGACGACCCGACGCGCGACTGCTCGGGCCTCGATCCGTGCGTCGGCTCCGTCTGCGACGACGCCACGCATACCTGCGGCAATCCTATCGGCAACGGCCAGGTCTGCGGGATGGACTCCGTCTGCGTGAATGGCGCCTGCACCTCCATCGTATGCGGCGACGGCGTCATGGATCCCGGTGAAGAGTGCGACGACGGCAACCTCATGGACGGCGACGGCTGCCAAGCCGATTGCACGCTCCCCCCTGCGGCGTCGGTCTGCGGCAATGGTGTCCGCGAGCCTGACGAGCAATGCGACGACAGCAACACGAAGAACCTCGACGGCTGCGATTCCGCGTGCAAGTTCGAGCAGATCCAGCGCGCGACCTGGCTCAAGATGCAGTTCGCCACCGACGCTGGTTTCTGCCCTGCGAACCGCCTCGGCAGCGCCATCGCCACCGCAGCGCAGAGCCAGCTCCAGACCTCGCTCGACGACGGCGTCCTCAACGGCTCGATCAGCATCATGTTCAAGACGCTCGGTCTGAACGACCTCAGCGGCACCTCCGACCCGTCGATCGAGATCGGCGTCATCCAGGGCACTCCTGTCATCCCGATGGGCGCCATGTACAACGGCACGGCCGATCTCGATTGGTGGTACACGATTGCCCCGGTCTCCATCGACGCGAACCGCAATCCGCTCGACAAGCTCACGGGCTTCATCAGCGCCAAGACGCTCACCGCGGGCCCGGGCAAGCTCTCGATCGGCGTCAACTTCGCGGGTGCGCCTGGGGCGCTCCGGATGAGCAACGCGCGGCTCACGATGTCCGTAGGCGCCGTGAGCACGCCCCTCGCGTCGACCGGCAATACGCCGGGCCACCTCGCCGCGGAGAACCTCGATCCGGCGCTCCAGAGTTATGCGAGCAATGGGCAACCGAACGACAACGGCGCTGGCAAGCTCTGTGGCAACGTCAGCGCGGCCTCGCTCGACCAGATCCCGGTCCCTGCCGACCTCGTCGCCGGTGGCGCCATCCCGTGCGACCAGGGATATACCGCGCAGAACTCCCTGCTCGACGTCATCATCGGCGGCTGCACCGTCTTCAACTTCGTCACGGTCATCGCCGTCAGCCAGCCTGATCAGGTCGATCCGAGCGCGCCGGTCGCGGGCGCGGGCGGCCCCTACACGCTCACGGCGAACGCCATGACGAAGGCGGTCAACGCCTGCCGCGACAAGAACAACCAGACCGCCGACCTCAATACGTGCCTCAACGCTGCGGCGTACTCGTCGTTCTTCAAGTTCGCGACGGGCCGCGTCATCGCGAAATAG
- a CDS encoding serine/threonine protein kinase, with translation MEDRELWERRVGTTLRDTWRLESLIGVGGMAAVYVGVQEIGRRDAVKILHPEVARQKDLRARFEQEARVLSSFRHPGAVEVLFMGTTHDGLPFIVMELLEGESLAARFKRLGAMPVEEMLTYVDEVLSVLGAAHAQNIVHRDIKLDNVFVLNTGHVKVLDFGIARLRNSQHAVQTKIGSMLGTLPYMPPEQIRGVEIDGRADIFALGSTMFRLLAKRRIHEGNTEAEILVKMSTEPAPPLATLVKDVSPSVCMVVDRALAFRTDRRYPDAATMQRDVRALLRGEPPPYALEKLAAGELPTALITTPAAAPANIDLAEAPTVPPPPMGAGESATAAGIGVVMPGVISAPTVVAAVTTVSPPSSPTGTGPRSATTAQANASILYGPTVMASVASLGLSEPTPAPTQAPEATNSSRASHPSAPAQASPRASEPTPAPLSAAHTPPPMAKSLITTAATAPSEPRKIPLIPALIAALVCLILLFVSIAVFRGHDEPSTDSGAGASTTKANAGSGASTTKSNAGSGAPTTGTESSKKTKKREWDKIDWNKK, from the coding sequence ATGGAGGATCGGGAGCTCTGGGAGCGGCGCGTCGGGACCACGCTGCGCGACACGTGGCGGCTCGAGAGCCTCATCGGCGTCGGCGGGATGGCCGCCGTGTACGTCGGCGTGCAGGAGATCGGCCGGCGCGACGCGGTGAAGATCCTCCACCCGGAGGTGGCGCGGCAGAAGGATCTCCGGGCACGCTTCGAGCAGGAAGCGCGTGTTCTGTCGAGCTTCCGTCACCCAGGCGCGGTCGAGGTCCTGTTCATGGGCACGACCCACGACGGGCTGCCGTTCATCGTGATGGAGCTGCTCGAAGGCGAGTCGCTCGCCGCGCGCTTCAAGCGGCTCGGCGCGATGCCCGTCGAGGAGATGCTCACGTACGTCGACGAGGTGCTCTCGGTGCTCGGCGCCGCGCACGCCCAGAACATCGTCCACCGCGACATCAAGCTCGACAACGTGTTCGTCCTGAACACCGGGCACGTGAAGGTGCTCGACTTCGGCATCGCGCGGCTCCGGAACTCGCAACACGCCGTGCAAACGAAGATCGGCTCGATGCTCGGGACGTTGCCGTACATGCCGCCCGAACAGATCCGCGGCGTCGAGATCGACGGGCGCGCCGACATCTTCGCGCTCGGCTCGACGATGTTCCGGCTGCTCGCGAAGCGGCGCATCCACGAGGGAAACACCGAGGCCGAGATCCTCGTGAAGATGTCGACCGAGCCGGCGCCGCCGCTCGCGACGCTGGTGAAGGACGTGTCCCCGTCGGTGTGCATGGTCGTCGATCGTGCGCTCGCGTTTCGCACGGATCGGCGTTACCCGGACGCCGCGACGATGCAGCGCGACGTGCGCGCGCTCCTGCGCGGAGAGCCGCCGCCGTACGCGCTGGAAAAGCTCGCCGCCGGGGAGCTGCCGACCGCGCTGATCACGACGCCCGCGGCCGCGCCGGCAAACATCGATCTCGCCGAAGCGCCGACGGTGCCGCCGCCGCCGATGGGCGCAGGGGAGTCGGCGACGGCGGCGGGCATCGGCGTCGTGATGCCGGGCGTGATCTCCGCGCCGACGGTCGTGGCCGCAGTGACGACGGTCTCGCCGCCGAGCAGCCCGACCGGGACGGGGCCACGATCCGCGACGACCGCGCAGGCGAACGCGTCGATCCTGTACGGGCCGACGGTGATGGCGAGCGTGGCGAGCCTGGGTTTGTCGGAGCCGACGCCCGCGCCGACGCAAGCGCCCGAAGCGACGAACTCGTCACGCGCGTCGCACCCTTCGGCGCCTGCGCAAGCCTCGCCGCGCGCGTCGGAGCCGACGCCCGCGCCTCTGTCGGCCGCGCACACGCCGCCGCCGATGGCGAAGAGCCTGATCACGACGGCCGCTACAGCGCCCTCGGAGCCGCGGAAGATCCCGCTCATCCCGGCGCTGATCGCGGCGCTCGTGTGCTTGATCCTCCTGTTCGTCAGCATCGCGGTGTTCCGCGGGCACGACGAGCCGTCGACCGATTCCGGGGCCGGCGCGAGCACGACGAAGGCGAACGCAGGCTCCGGCGCGAGCACGACGAAGTCGAACGCCGGATCCGGCGCGCCGACGACGGGTACCGAATCGTCGAAGAAGACGAAAAAGCGAGAGTGGGACAAGATCGACTGGAACAAAAAGTAG
- a CDS encoding heme NO-binding domain-containing protein, which produces MVLGVILLGFQNYVRERLGEELWRTIRNEAGVAERVYLPSQSYPGEELSALATSMSRMTGMSPALVLESFGDTLASELLKVYGNLVDPRWRVLDLLVHSEELIERMAQRSGDVTPQSPVTARWGRDGEVVLVYQSHLKGCALIKGIVRGLGANMEQPVILDEGRCMLAGASACEMAIRLERTTQLTERAQGLARRLTPPAMSRSALKTALFGDRSDMPSVPPPPASSSAWRTETKTSPPASSVAPARISSLPAAPSLPSTPSTPPPSSDGDPSEPWRRR; this is translated from the coding sequence GTGGTGCTGGGCGTCATTCTCCTCGGGTTCCAAAACTACGTACGCGAACGGCTCGGCGAGGAGCTCTGGCGAACGATCCGGAACGAAGCCGGCGTCGCCGAACGGGTGTACCTGCCCTCCCAGTCGTACCCGGGCGAAGAGCTCTCCGCGCTCGCGACGAGCATGTCGCGCATGACGGGCATGTCGCCCGCCCTCGTGCTGGAGAGCTTCGGCGACACGCTCGCGTCCGAGCTCCTGAAGGTCTACGGCAACCTCGTCGATCCACGCTGGCGGGTGCTCGACCTGCTCGTGCACAGCGAGGAGCTCATCGAGCGGATGGCGCAACGGAGCGGCGATGTGACGCCCCAATCACCGGTGACCGCGCGCTGGGGGCGCGACGGTGAAGTGGTGCTGGTGTACCAGTCGCACCTGAAGGGCTGCGCGCTGATCAAGGGCATCGTGCGAGGGCTCGGCGCGAACATGGAGCAGCCGGTGATCCTCGACGAGGGGCGGTGCATGCTCGCAGGCGCGTCGGCATGCGAGATGGCCATCCGGCTCGAACGAACGACGCAGCTCACGGAGCGGGCGCAAGGGCTCGCGCGAAGGCTGACGCCGCCGGCGATGAGTCGATCGGCGCTCAAAACCGCGCTGTTCGGCGATCGCTCGGACATGCCGTCGGTGCCGCCGCCGCCCGCATCCTCGTCGGCGTGGAGGACCGAGACGAAGACGAGCCCGCCGGCGAGCAGCGTGGCGCCCGCGCGGATCTCCTCGCTGCCAGCCGCGCCGAGCCTCCCGAGCACGCCGAGCACGCCGCCGCCAAGCTCCGACGGCGACCCGTCGGAGCCCTGGCGTCGGCGCTGA
- a CDS encoding tetratricopeptide repeat protein, protein MAENDERPDEPKAEDKPTPQARPAMMSVDAGWDVPDKGKPAAPGKPAPPAQAAQPPQGASAPKPAPPGKVVPAVGPLPPKPATTVVRAAPEPAAPAQLPPMAPPPLPPMAPPPVPGRPAPPRRATTVATGAAPAATPAAAPAAPTAPAVAPAEPVAAVSNEPVTLGVELTRRAERITSADPVAAARALVERGLVEERVEHDRIAARRSFAAARSITRALGPALSRLRHLFEPEDRLERISVIDDELVVAESDAERADLLVERARATADLGRWPEARAAYGKALELVPAHPHALRGLEAVLRREIERAKGRDLAESLAKHLERMADAYAPEAGKPDGDARLAAWLHVERAAVLDDMLQQPALATAALERAVNFEPAPGPVRAALSRHHVRHDEPRAYCDSLSAEAEHELEDDRASRLLYTAARIQGERARDPHEAISLLGRATSRAPAGTPTARRILTELSRLQEQEGALEQASITRKRELAMLTGQEAIAHAHVRLSEIYDALGQAENAAVHAEQALLHDPVDESTRERLDRALQRLGRHERRVEVWAAEGNAERPAHQRVASLMRAADICERHLRKREDAIAYLKAAWTVNPGDAAIFDALTALLEKPAREPDAAVRARIDLYTQAAQAQAEAPRKIALLEKLVSIWEDELGQPERAMEVLDQILALDPVRRTAVLAMQRNAQRASDYRRLGQALVAESELTQDSALKRRLLLRAADVVGERMGDRDRAIDLVDRALAVKATDPDALRARFRLLTRAGRNEEAKQALLGLIRNDPAGSFGLWIEVARFDELRLKRPQEAVKAYEEAARLRPDHPMPGLEITRLLRATGDHRRLVTSLKKLADGASGPIARASFLFQAAEVEELLLGDDQAALATLAAADALSSSPEGAFDPAVVEAMERILVRRRATDELAALYAGWLARHPPASVDHAIRIAFADVLCRKDRREAVGLLEGLTTVVPDHVPALRMLEHLHRSAQAVALADVLRGQAAAARSVIARTGALAHLVTLEERIPSDVVLDALGRVVAERPADSSVHDAIIRIAGRLVEGAISPASTGPAGALLLASITARKSLAREPFARGFFQLEEAILVEAKARGGDASLARASLAGYRDTLALFPDSLLAARGLDRLAGELGDRSALITANRALARIVEGAPRRAGHLVRAAQLTAEEPGLMGEALDLYENALREDPDCEPAARALARGLALDPARLADRLGAALERATSSAQIVLLGTEIGRAVLRHHEAGGTSPDASIGVAAMRRVLAETPDDVPALMLTARLYTAQRLPAEARDAWQRIVSIAAVPEARTAAYFELATLYEGPLADLPRAEQCVQAVLTMEPSNAFALDRLYQIAAKRGDHALAVHALTRLADASPDARTRVDVCLRLAEAQREAGDRAGIVRALCDAIAHGPTDMRPWGALARLYRVETPDGAAQYVAAIGQVLEIASARRLPIDPRWLTTIGLLEVTVLVRPRDGVVHLQQAVALPSAGPEARAALGRGLDAANRNADAVQVLRDVLATDIDALAKTGELSAALAALESALAKDGRAEERLTVEEARACLGDVKPDRITRLRARRMSPEALPPGVFAGPELHRLIVPEAQSPMLLAAAAIAPIAHKALRFELSSLGISSRDRIGSRDNSFTYRLADRIAKSLGIEGFELYLSQTWQGMPRVYPGDPPAIVGPVAFAELPEPEQAFALGRLFVRIALGPTWLDELALESCDALLIAAMRTVDPSFGARDLGPVREQAAQAFSVHVQRAIGRRQRKLLEEILPSAAPGYDIRHLAAGVRRSENRLGYLLSGDLVAAIDHLCRIDRDVARAAEDPRLVVLHPVTGDLLRFALSSPSYAERRRAGTVWTNA, encoded by the coding sequence GTGGCCGAGAACGACGAGCGCCCCGACGAGCCGAAGGCCGAGGACAAACCCACCCCGCAAGCGCGACCCGCCATGATGTCCGTGGACGCGGGCTGGGACGTGCCGGACAAGGGGAAGCCCGCCGCGCCCGGAAAGCCCGCGCCGCCCGCGCAAGCCGCGCAGCCGCCGCAAGGCGCGTCCGCGCCGAAGCCCGCGCCGCCCGGCAAGGTCGTGCCCGCGGTGGGGCCGCTCCCGCCGAAGCCCGCGACGACCGTGGTGCGCGCAGCACCGGAGCCCGCCGCGCCCGCGCAATTGCCTCCGATGGCGCCGCCACCGCTGCCGCCGATGGCGCCGCCGCCCGTCCCGGGGCGTCCCGCGCCGCCGCGTCGCGCGACCACCGTCGCGACGGGAGCCGCGCCTGCCGCCACGCCTGCGGCTGCACCCGCCGCGCCCACTGCGCCCGCCGTCGCGCCCGCCGAGCCTGTCGCGGCAGTTTCGAACGAGCCGGTCACGCTCGGCGTCGAGCTTACGCGGCGCGCCGAGCGCATCACGAGCGCCGATCCCGTGGCCGCGGCGCGCGCCCTCGTCGAGCGTGGTCTCGTCGAGGAGCGCGTCGAGCACGATCGGATCGCGGCGCGGCGCTCGTTCGCGGCCGCACGCTCGATCACGCGCGCGCTCGGCCCGGCGCTGTCGCGGCTCCGGCACCTGTTCGAGCCCGAGGATCGGCTGGAGCGGATCTCGGTCATCGACGACGAGCTCGTGGTCGCGGAGAGCGACGCCGAGCGCGCGGATCTGCTCGTCGAGCGCGCGCGCGCCACGGCCGATCTCGGGCGCTGGCCCGAGGCGCGCGCGGCCTACGGAAAGGCCCTCGAGCTCGTGCCCGCGCACCCGCACGCGCTGCGCGGCCTGGAGGCGGTGCTGCGCCGCGAGATCGAGCGCGCGAAGGGGCGTGATCTCGCGGAGTCGCTCGCCAAGCATCTCGAACGCATGGCCGACGCGTATGCCCCCGAGGCGGGCAAGCCCGACGGGGACGCGCGGCTCGCCGCGTGGCTCCACGTCGAGCGCGCGGCGGTCCTCGACGACATGCTCCAGCAACCGGCGCTCGCGACCGCGGCGCTCGAACGCGCCGTCAACTTCGAACCCGCGCCGGGGCCGGTCCGCGCGGCGCTCTCGCGGCACCACGTCCGCCACGACGAGCCGCGCGCGTACTGCGACTCGCTCTCCGCCGAGGCCGAGCACGAGCTCGAAGATGATCGCGCTTCGCGGCTGCTGTACACGGCGGCGCGGATCCAGGGGGAGCGAGCGCGGGATCCACACGAGGCGATCTCGCTCCTCGGCCGCGCCACCTCGCGCGCGCCCGCGGGGACGCCGACCGCGCGCCGGATCCTCACCGAGCTGAGCCGGCTGCAGGAGCAAGAAGGGGCGCTCGAACAGGCTTCGATCACGCGGAAGCGCGAGCTCGCCATGCTGACCGGGCAGGAGGCGATCGCGCACGCGCACGTGCGGCTCTCGGAGATCTACGACGCGCTCGGGCAAGCGGAGAACGCGGCCGTTCACGCCGAGCAGGCGCTCCTGCACGATCCCGTGGACGAGTCGACGCGAGAGCGGCTCGACCGCGCGCTGCAGCGCCTCGGCCGGCACGAGCGTCGCGTCGAAGTGTGGGCTGCGGAGGGCAATGCCGAGCGGCCCGCGCACCAGCGCGTCGCGTCGCTCATGCGCGCGGCCGACATCTGCGAGCGGCACCTGCGCAAGCGCGAGGACGCCATCGCCTACCTGAAGGCGGCGTGGACCGTGAACCCCGGCGATGCCGCGATCTTCGACGCGCTCACCGCGCTCCTGGAGAAGCCCGCGCGCGAGCCCGACGCGGCCGTGCGCGCGCGCATTGACCTCTACACGCAGGCCGCGCAGGCCCAGGCCGAGGCGCCTCGCAAGATCGCACTGCTCGAAAAGCTCGTGAGCATCTGGGAGGACGAGCTCGGTCAGCCCGAGCGCGCGATGGAGGTGCTCGATCAGATCCTCGCGCTCGATCCCGTGCGGCGCACCGCGGTCCTCGCGATGCAACGAAACGCGCAGCGCGCCAGCGATTACCGCAGGCTCGGGCAGGCGCTCGTCGCCGAGTCCGAGCTGACCCAGGATTCTGCACTCAAGCGCAGGCTCCTGCTCCGTGCCGCGGACGTGGTCGGCGAGCGCATGGGCGATCGGGATCGCGCGATCGATCTCGTGGATCGGGCGCTCGCCGTGAAGGCGACCGACCCGGACGCGCTGCGCGCGCGCTTCCGTCTGCTCACGCGCGCGGGCCGGAACGAGGAGGCGAAACAAGCGCTCCTCGGGCTCATCCGCAACGATCCCGCAGGGTCGTTCGGGCTCTGGATCGAGGTCGCGCGCTTCGACGAGCTCCGCCTCAAGCGCCCGCAGGAGGCCGTGAAGGCCTACGAGGAGGCCGCGCGGCTGCGCCCCGATCACCCGATGCCTGGGCTCGAGATCACGCGCCTGCTCCGCGCCACGGGGGATCATCGTCGCCTCGTCACCTCGCTGAAAAAGCTCGCCGACGGTGCCTCCGGGCCGATCGCGCGCGCGAGCTTTCTGTTCCAGGCTGCCGAGGTCGAGGAGCTCTTGCTCGGCGATGACCAGGCCGCGCTCGCGACCCTCGCGGCCGCGGATGCGCTCTCGTCCTCCCCAGAGGGCGCCTTCGATCCGGCCGTCGTCGAGGCCATGGAGCGCATCCTCGTGCGGCGCCGCGCGACCGACGAGCTTGCCGCGCTTTACGCTGGCTGGCTCGCGCGTCACCCGCCGGCGTCCGTCGATCACGCGATCCGCATCGCCTTCGCCGACGTGCTCTGCCGCAAGGATCGCCGCGAGGCCGTGGGGCTGCTCGAAGGGCTCACCACCGTCGTGCCCGATCACGTCCCGGCGTTGCGCATGCTCGAGCACCTGCACAGGAGCGCGCAGGCCGTCGCCCTCGCCGATGTTCTCCGCGGGCAGGCGGCCGCCGCGCGATCGGTCATCGCCCGCACGGGCGCGCTCGCGCACCTCGTCACGCTGGAGGAGCGCATCCCGAGTGACGTGGTCCTCGACGCGCTCGGCCGCGTCGTCGCCGAGCGCCCGGCCGACAGCAGCGTCCACGACGCGATCATCCGCATCGCCGGTCGCCTCGTCGAAGGCGCCATCTCGCCGGCCTCCACGGGCCCTGCGGGCGCGCTCCTCCTCGCGTCGATCACCGCGCGCAAATCCCTCGCGCGCGAACCTTTCGCCCGCGGATTCTTCCAGCTCGAAGAGGCGATCCTCGTCGAGGCCAAGGCCCGCGGCGGCGACGCCTCGCTCGCCCGCGCCTCGCTCGCCGGCTACCGCGACACCCTCGCGCTTTTCCCCGACAGCTTGCTCGCCGCGCGTGGCCTCGATCGGCTCGCCGGCGAGCTCGGCGATCGCTCGGCGCTCATCACGGCGAACCGCGCGCTCGCCCGGATCGTCGAGGGCGCTCCTCGCCGTGCCGGACACCTCGTCCGCGCCGCACAGCTCACTGCCGAGGAGCCCGGCCTCATGGGCGAGGCCCTCGATCTCTACGAGAACGCGCTCCGCGAAGACCCCGACTGCGAGCCCGCTGCGCGCGCGCTTGCCCGGGGCCTCGCGCTCGATCCTGCGCGCCTCGCCGATCGCCTTGGCGCCGCGCTCGAACGCGCCACGTCGTCCGCGCAGATCGTCCTGCTCGGCACCGAAATCGGCCGCGCCGTCCTTCGCCACCACGAGGCCGGCGGCACCTCGCCCGATGCGAGCATCGGCGTCGCGGCCATGCGCCGTGTCCTCGCCGAGACGCCCGACGACGTCCCCGCGCTCATGCTCACCGCGCGCCTCTACACCGCGCAGCGCCTCCCGGCCGAGGCTCGCGACGCGTGGCAGCGCATCGTCTCGATCGCGGCCGTCCCCGAGGCGCGCACCGCGGCGTACTTCGAGCTCGCGACCCTCTACGAAGGCCCGCTCGCCGACCTTCCGCGCGCCGAGCAGTGCGTCCAGGCCGTGCTCACGATGGAGCCCTCGAACGCCTTCGCGCTCGACCGCCTCTACCAGATCGCCGCCAAGCGCGGGGATCACGCGCTCGCCGTGCATGCGCTCACGCGCCTCGCGGACGCCTCGCCCGACGCGCGCACCCGCGTCGACGTTTGCCTCCGCCTCGCCGAAGCGCAACGCGAGGCCGGTGATCGTGCAGGCATCGTCCGCGCGCTCTGCGACGCCATCGCGCACGGCCCGACCGACATGCGCCCCTGGGGCGCCCTCGCGCGCCTCTACCGCGTCGAGACGCCCGACGGCGCGGCTCAGTATGTCGCGGCGATCGGCCAGGTCCTCGAGATCGCCTCTGCGCGCCGACTGCCCATCGACCCGCGCTGGCTCACCACGATCGGCTTGCTCGAAGTCACCGTCCTCGTGCGCCCGCGCGACGGCGTCGTGCACCTCCAGCAGGCCGTCGCGCTCCCCAGCGCCGGCCCCGAGGCCCGCGCCGCGCTCGGCCGCGGCCTCGACGCTGCCAACCGCAACGCCGATGCCGTCCAGGTCCTCCGCGACGTCCTCGCGACCGACATCGACGCCCTCGCGAAGACCGGCGAACTCTCCGCTGCCCTCGCCGCGCTCGAATCTGCGCTCGCCAAGGATGGACGCGCCGAGGAGCGCCTCACCGTCGAGGAGGCCCGCGCTTGCCTCGGCGACGTCAAACCCGACCGCATCACGCGCCTCCGCGCGCGCCGCATGTCGCCCGAGGCGCTGCCTCCCGGCGTCTTCGCGGGCCCCGAGCTCCACCGCCTCATCGTCCCCGAGGCCCAGAGCCCCATGCTCCTCGCCGCCGCGGCCATCGCGCCCATCGCGCACAAGGCCTTGCGCTTCGAGCTGTCGAGCCTCGGCATCTCCTCGCGCGACCGCATCGGCTCGCGGGACAACAGCTTCACGTATCGCCTCGCCGATCGCATCGCCAAGAGCCTCGGCATCGAGGGGTTCGAGCTCTACCTCTCGCAGACCTGGCAGGGCATGCCGCGCGTGTATCCCGGCGATCCGCCGGCCATCGTCGGCCCCGTCGCGTTCGCCGAGCTGCCCGAGCCCGAGCAAGCCTTCGCCCTCGGCCGCCTCTTCGTGCGGATCGCGCTCGGCCCCACCTGGCTCGACGAGCTCGCCCTCGAGTCGTGTGACGCCCTCCTCATCGCCGCCATGCGCACCGTCGATCCCTCCTTCGGCGCGCGTGACCTCGGCCCCGTGCGCGAGCAGGCTGCCCAGGCCTTCAGCGTCCACGTGCAGCGCGCCATCGGCCGCAGGCAACGCAAGCTCCTCGAAGAGATCCTCCCCTCCGCCGCGCCCGGCTACGACATCCGCCACCTCGCTGCCGGGGTTCGTCGCAGCGAAAACCGCCTCGGATATCTGCTCTCCGGCGACCTCGTCGCCGCGATCGATCACCTCTGCCGCATCGATCGGGACGTCGCGCGCGCGGCCGAGGATCCTCGCCTCGTCGTGCTGCATCCGGTCACGGGCGACCTCCTCCGCTTCGCGCTCAGCTCGCCCTCGTATGCGGAGCGGCGCCGCGCGGGCACCGTCTGGACGAACGCGTAA
- a CDS encoding RNA polymerase sigma factor has translation MAPRLQRGRLRLVEPSPRPTNEGDEVAATPIADDRAEAKRPPETSRAPKGSRSALADLPDAQLVGLGAEGDVQALEILYRRHVAFAINLATRIEGSPRDVEDIVHDAFLRAFERLRDLTDRAAFRGWLGSIVVHAVRSRMRRGKLLNLLGLGRASEPVDLDAIASPEASPHVRAQLAQIYALLRTLPSDERIAWTLRCIDGHELEAVAGLTRCSLATVKRRITRAQRFLDEHFVDPTGKEEPVSKEVDQ, from the coding sequence ATGGCGCCGAGACTTCAGCGCGGTCGGTTGCGGCTCGTCGAGCCATCGCCCCGCCCCACGAACGAGGGCGACGAGGTGGCCGCTACGCCCATCGCCGACGATCGCGCCGAAGCCAAGCGCCCGCCCGAGACCTCGCGCGCCCCCAAAGGCAGCCGCTCCGCGCTCGCCGACCTGCCCGACGCGCAGCTCGTCGGCCTCGGCGCGGAGGGCGACGTCCAGGCCCTCGAGATCCTCTACCGGCGCCACGTGGCCTTCGCGATCAACCTCGCCACGCGGATCGAGGGCTCGCCCCGCGACGTGGAGGACATCGTCCACGACGCGTTCCTCCGTGCCTTCGAGCGCCTGCGTGATCTCACCGATCGCGCAGCGTTCCGCGGCTGGCTCGGCTCGATCGTGGTGCACGCGGTCCGCTCGCGCATGCGGCGCGGCAAGCTCCTGAACCTCCTCGGGCTCGGCCGCGCGAGCGAGCCCGTGGATCTCGACGCGATCGCGAGCCCCGAGGCCTCGCCGCACGTGCGCGCGCAGCTCGCCCAGATCTACGCGCTCCTGCGCACGCTCCCCTCGGACGAGCGCATCGCCTGGACGCTCCGCTGCATCGACGGGCACGAGCTCGAAGCTGTCGCCGGGCTCACGCGGTGCTCGCTCGCCACCGTGAAACGTCGTATCACGCGCGCGCAGCGTTTCCTCGACGAACACTTCGTCGACCCGACCGGCAAGGAAGAACCGGTGAGCAAAGAGGTTGACCAATGA